In Tripterygium wilfordii isolate XIE 37 chromosome 23, ASM1340144v1, whole genome shotgun sequence, one genomic interval encodes:
- the LOC119992877 gene encoding casein kinase 1-like protein 3 isoform X7 encodes MERIVGGKYKLGRKIGSGSFGEIYLATHIDTFEIVAIKIENNRTKHPQLLYEAKLYNILQGGSGIPSIKWSGVDGEDNVLVIDLLGPSLEDLFVYCGRKFSLKSVLMLADQMITRIEYVHSKGFLHRDIKPDNFLMGLGRKANQVYIIDFGLAKRYRDATTNRHIPYRENKNLTGTARYASCNTHLGIEQSRRDDLESLGYVLLYFLRGSLPWQGLKAATKKQKYDKICEKKLSTPIEVLCKSHPVEFASYFHYCHSLTFDQRPDYGFLKRLFRDLFAREGYEFDYIFDWTIIKYQQSQRSKTQSRLSPVPGASSSHAAPVVMDNHQGL; translated from the exons ATGGAGCGGATCGTCGGGGGAAAGTACAAGCTCGGTCGCAAGATCGGTAGTGGATCTTTTGGTGAAATTTATCTTG CTACTCATATCGATACGTTCGAGATTGTTGCTATTAAGATC GAGAACAACAGAACAAAGCACCCGCAGCTGCTTTATGAAGCCAAGTTGTACAATATTCTTCAGGGAGGAA gCGGTATTCCTAGCATAAAATGGTCTGGAGTCGATGGGGAGGACAATGTGCTCGTGATTGATTTGCTGGGACCAAGTCTTGAGGATCTGTTTGTGTATTGTGGGAGGAAGTTTTCACTTAAATCAGTGCTTATGCTAGCTGATCAAATG aTTACGAGAATAGAATATGTTCACTCAAAAGGATTTTTGCATAGAGACATAAAACCTGATAACTTCCTCATGGGTCTTGGCCGGAAAGCAAACCAG GTCTATATAATTGATTTCGGCCTTGCAAAAAGATATCGGGACGCCACAACAAATCGCCACATCCCTTATAG GGAGAACAAAAACTTGACAGGGACTGCGCGTTATGCAAGTTGCAATACTCATCTTGGGATTG AACAAAGTCGTCGAGATGATTTAGAATCACTTGGCTATGTCCTCCTGTACTTTCTGAGAGGGAG CCTTCCATGGCAGGGTTTAAAAGCTGCCACAAAGAAGCAAAAGTATGACAAGATATGTGAAAAAAAGTTATCAACTCCTATTGAG GTGCTGTGCAAGTCTCATCCTGTGGAGTTTGCGTCGTACTTCCATTACTGCCATTCATTGACTTTTGATCAGCGGCCTGATTATGGATTCTTGAAGCGCTTATTTCGTGATTTGTTTGCTCGTGAAG GATATGAATTTGACTACATCTTTGATTGGACTATCATAAAGTACCAGCAATCCCAAAGGAGTAAAACTCAGTCTCGATTATCT